The Polyodon spathula isolate WHYD16114869_AA chromosome 23, ASM1765450v1, whole genome shotgun sequence genome has a window encoding:
- the LOC121298368 gene encoding nucleolar protein 4-like isoform X3 codes for MTDPTWMSADHGTTTDLSPSQGERMHTPPNRHKEEDDDSSSESGSGNGLPTLNPSAPGSAQEDGAYTEVNGNRAPGPLDFSTTSSSSSSEDQPINLSERLQPPFQPEPSDGPRSRVKYTSKPAAELRLDREMRDYVNKSPQYSSGSYDSVKTEVSLCPEDLSVSRAPTADDDDDDHDDHEDNDKINDSEGMDPERLKAFNMFVRLFVDENLDRMVPISKQPKEKIQAIIESCSRQFPEFQERARKRIRTYLKSCRRMKKNGMETRPTPPHLTSAMAENILAAACESETRKAAKRMRLDVYQAPLDEQISLEKPSAREPHSAFTLAASAYSQDQIYINGGLNYSYRGYGGLGASLQPPVTLTTGTTLSNGPTDLSMKALASNSSSASSTNSRGVPTAQLSPTEINAVRQLIAGYRESAAFLLRSADELENLILQQN; via the exons ATGACTCGTCCTCAGAGAGTGGCAGTGGGAACGGCCTGCCCACTCTCAACCCGTCAGCCCCGGGCAGTGCCCAGGAGGACGGAGCCTACACGGAGGTGAACGGGAACAGAGCTCCTGGCCCGCTGGACTTCAGCACCacctcatcatcctcctcctccgaGGACCAGCCCATCAACCTGAGCGAGCGACTGCAGCCCCCCTTTCAACCAGAACCCTCAGACGGGCCGAGGAGCCGAGTGAAATACACAAGCAAGCCAGCCGCGGAGCTCAGACTGGACCGGGAGATGAGAGACTATGTAAACAAG TCTCCGCAGTACAGCTCAGGGAGTTACGACTCGGTCAAGACGGAGGTCAGCCTCTGCCCAGAGGACCTCTCGGTCAGCCGGGCGCCCACTGCGGACGACGATGATGACGACCACGATGACCACGAGGACAACGACAAGATCAACGACTCTGAGGGAATGGACCCCGAGCGGCTAAAGGCTTTTAAC ATGTTTGTCCGCCTGTTTGTGGATGAGAACCTGGACCGCATGGTGCCCATTTCTAAGCAGCCCAAAGAGAAGATCCAGGCCATCATCGAGTCCTGCAGCCGGCAGTTCCCAGAGTTCCAGGAACGCGCCCGCAAGCGCATCCGCACGTACCTCAAATCCTGCCGGAGAATGAAGAAGAATGGCATGGAG ACACGCCCCACTCCTCCTCATCTAACCTCTGCCATGGCCGAGAACATCCTGGCAGCTGCCTGCGAGAGCGAGACCCGGAAAGCAGCCAAGAGGATGCGTCTGGACGTATATCAGGCTCCTCTC GATGAACAGATTTCACTAGAAAAGCCAAGTGCCCGGGAGCCACACTCCGCCTTCACATTGGCAGCCTCGGCTTACTCACAGGATCAGATCTACATCAATGGAGGCCTCAACTACAGTTACCGTGGATACGGGGGGCTAGGAGCCAGTTTGCAGCCTCCTGTCACCCTAACAACAGGGACCACTCTGAGCAATG GTCCAACTGATCTCAGCATGAAGGCACTGGCTTCGAACTCCTCTTCAGCCTCCAGTACAAACAGCAGGGGTGTCCCGACAGCCCAGCTGAGCCCCACGGAAATCAACGCAGTGCGGCAGCTTATCGCCGGATACAGAGAGTCCGCTGCTTTCCTCCTGCGCTCGGCCGACGAACTGGAAAACCTCATTTTACAGCAGAATTGA